One segment of Deinococcus metalli DNA contains the following:
- a CDS encoding BMP family lipoprotein has translation MKKLVTLALAVSTTLAAAQTMRVGIAYDAGGKFDKSFNQSAYEGSQRAVKTLGVQVKDFEPSDPSQVIQGIRSFANEGFDLTIGVGFANNASISQVAKDNPDLAFGLVDDVSTQKNVASLTFQEEQGSYLVGYIAGMNSSTGVVGFVGGMDIPLIHKFEAGYTAGVKAANPSARVIAQYVGTTPEAWNNPGKAKEIAGSMRSRGADIIFAAAGASGNGVIDYVKQTQCVKAANLPSGVKFTSDNFAKVSKSASYKAACAGNTRPLFFIGVDSNQNYLGDFDKNPATLNHGLTSMLKRVDNAVYTLISDVKDNKFKGGQRVFGLKEGGVGYAVDQYNKALISSAQVLKVEAAKAKIISGSIKVPTK, from the coding sequence ATGAAAAAGCTCGTGACCCTGGCCCTCGCCGTGAGCACCACCCTCGCCGCCGCCCAGACCATGCGCGTCGGGATCGCCTACGACGCCGGCGGCAAATTCGACAAGAGCTTCAACCAGAGCGCCTACGAAGGCAGCCAGCGCGCCGTGAAGACCCTGGGCGTGCAGGTCAAGGACTTTGAACCCAGCGACCCCAGCCAGGTCATCCAGGGCATCCGCTCCTTCGCCAACGAGGGCTTTGACCTGACCATCGGCGTGGGCTTCGCGAACAACGCCAGCATCTCGCAGGTCGCCAAGGACAACCCCGACCTCGCCTTCGGCCTGGTGGACGACGTGTCGACGCAGAAGAACGTCGCCAGCCTGACCTTCCAGGAAGAGCAGGGCTCGTACCTGGTCGGCTACATCGCCGGCATGAACTCCTCGACCGGCGTGGTCGGCTTCGTGGGCGGCATGGACATCCCGCTGATCCACAAGTTCGAGGCCGGGTACACCGCCGGCGTGAAGGCCGCCAACCCCAGCGCCCGGGTCATCGCGCAGTACGTGGGCACCACCCCGGAAGCGTGGAACAACCCCGGCAAGGCCAAGGAAATCGCGGGCAGCATGCGTTCGCGCGGCGCGGACATCATCTTCGCGGCGGCCGGCGCGAGCGGCAACGGCGTGATCGACTACGTCAAGCAGACGCAGTGCGTGAAGGCCGCCAACCTGCCCTCCGGCGTGAAGTTCACCAGCGACAACTTCGCCAAGGTGTCCAAGAGCGCCAGCTACAAGGCGGCGTGCGCCGGCAACACCCGGCCGCTGTTCTTCATCGGCGTGGACAGCAACCAGAACTACCTGGGCGACTTCGACAAGAACCCCGCCACCCTCAACCACGGCCTGACCAGCATGCTCAAGCGTGTGGACAACGCCGTGTACACCCTGATCAGCGACGTCAAGGACAACAAGTTCAAGGGCGGCCAGCGCGTGTTCGGCCTGAAGGAAGGCGGCGTGGGCTACGCGGTCGACCAGTACAACAAGGCCCTGATCAGCAGCGCGCAGGTGCTGAAGGTCGAGGCCGCCAAGGCCAAGATCATCAGCGGCTCGATCAAGGTGCCGACCAAGTAA
- a CDS encoding protease complex subunit PrcB family protein, with protein sequence MTAAHPFPRPLRRAALAAALVASAGLVGCRATGAGAVEVHEAVLYGGTQDRVVWIYGGPDAARTTLTIDGHRATLGDSSAAGGLPGTLSVDGHAAYRVKAASLSAPFAARPEGSRVQITASTPAVTTVYATDGERWTRLSGTSGMVDMAPATSLRGAGRLTDAEADALGAALLHQGPLYVAVLAEDSIPDTPLTLDPAPGTYRRTGLYVAAPPAASAPKPSPVTATTGDRVTYTELSSGTNARVSAPTVQVATTDAEVATLYTQAHGRQTDVPTPASVGSGTVVGIFLGQRNTGGYGVRVVRASASGGVLTLTVQLRVPGPGSITTQAITSPWTLVRVEGTYTRVDVVDEFGQPLPVGGATDR encoded by the coding sequence ATGACTGCTGCCCACCCGTTTCCACGTCCGCTGCGGCGGGCGGCCCTCGCGGCGGCGCTCGTGGCGTCGGCGGGTCTGGTCGGCTGCCGCGCCACCGGCGCCGGAGCCGTCGAGGTGCACGAGGCTGTGCTGTACGGCGGTACGCAGGACCGGGTGGTGTGGATCTACGGCGGGCCGGACGCCGCGCGCACGACGCTGACCATCGACGGACACCGCGCCACTCTGGGGGACAGTTCGGCCGCCGGCGGCCTGCCCGGCACCCTGAGCGTGGACGGTCACGCCGCGTACCGCGTGAAGGCCGCGTCCCTGAGCGCTCCCTTCGCCGCCCGGCCCGAGGGCAGCCGGGTGCAGATCACCGCGAGCACCCCGGCCGTGACGACTGTCTATGCCACCGACGGCGAGCGCTGGACGCGGCTGAGCGGCACGTCGGGCATGGTGGACATGGCGCCCGCGACGTCCCTGCGCGGAGCCGGCCGCCTCACGGACGCGGAGGCGGACGCGCTGGGGGCGGCGCTGCTGCACCAGGGCCCGCTGTACGTGGCGGTGCTGGCCGAGGACTCGATCCCGGACACCCCGCTGACCCTTGACCCCGCACCCGGCACATACCGACGCACCGGCCTGTATGTCGCGGCGCCGCCGGCGGCGTCCGCCCCCAAGCCCTCGCCCGTCACAGCCACCACCGGAGACCGCGTGACCTACACCGAACTGAGCAGCGGCACCAACGCCCGCGTGAGCGCCCCGACCGTGCAGGTCGCCACCACCGACGCGGAGGTCGCCACGCTGTATACCCAGGCCCACGGCCGCCAGACGGATGTGCCCACTCCCGCCAGCGTCGGGAGCGGCACGGTCGTCGGCATCTTTCTCGGGCAGCGCAACACCGGCGGGTACGGCGTCCGCGTGGTGCGTGCCAGCGCGAGCGGAGGCGTCCTGACGCTGACGGTGCAGCTGCGCGTGCCGGGGCCCGGCAGCATCACCACGCAGGCCATCACGAGTCCGTGGACGCTGGTGAGGGTGGAGGGTACCTACACGCGCGTGGACGTCGTGGACGAGTTCGGCCAGCCCCTGCCCGTGGGCGGAGCCACCGACCGCTGA
- the pckA gene encoding phosphoenolpyruvate carboxykinase (ATP) — MSLTASSPLADLGIHRATIHLNPSVDQLYADAIRLGEGVRAATGPLTVRTNKGGRSPKDRFIVEDDLTRDTVWWGGFNAPITPEVFDRLLARMTAYAEGRELFVQQVYAGTDPDHRIAVRMVTEMAYHSLFVHNMFVRPTAQERLDFHEDWTVLNIPSFRADPEQDGVRSETFILVNFTRRMIIAGGTQYAGENKKGIFSVLNYLLPAQGVMPMHCSANVGEGGDVALFFGLSGTGKTTLSADPARKLIGDDEHGWTDDGVFNFEGGCYAKVIHLNPQAEPMIYRTTRTYGTVLENVVLDPAGVPDLNDGSLTENTRSAYPIEEVANHQPGGRAGHPKHIVFLTADAFGVLPPISRLSPEQMMYQFISGFTAKIPGTEEGVTEPSPTFSTCFGAPFMPRHPGEYARLLARKVQQSGAQVWLVNTGWTGGMYGVGHRMSIGHTRALLNAAIGGELDSVPFEREPFFGLEIPTEVPGVPAEVLNPQRAWADHDAYARTARKLARMFRENFTRFEAGVDPAVTASMPNPDS, encoded by the coding sequence ATGAGCCTGACCGCCAGCAGCCCGCTCGCCGACCTCGGCATCCACCGCGCGACCATCCACCTCAACCCCAGCGTGGACCAGCTGTACGCCGACGCGATCCGCCTGGGCGAGGGCGTCCGAGCCGCCACCGGACCGCTGACCGTCCGGACGAACAAGGGCGGCCGCAGTCCGAAAGACCGCTTCATCGTCGAGGATGATCTGACGCGCGACACCGTGTGGTGGGGCGGCTTCAACGCTCCGATCACGCCGGAGGTCTTCGACCGCCTGCTGGCCCGCATGACGGCGTACGCCGAGGGCCGCGAACTGTTCGTGCAGCAGGTGTACGCCGGCACCGACCCCGACCACCGCATCGCGGTGCGGATGGTCACGGAGATGGCGTACCACAGCCTGTTCGTGCACAACATGTTCGTGCGGCCCACCGCGCAGGAGCGGCTTGATTTCCACGAGGACTGGACGGTCCTGAACATCCCGTCGTTCCGGGCCGATCCGGAGCAGGACGGCGTCCGCAGCGAGACCTTCATCCTGGTGAACTTCACCCGGCGCATGATCATCGCGGGCGGCACCCAGTACGCCGGCGAGAACAAGAAGGGCATCTTCAGCGTGCTGAACTACCTGCTGCCGGCCCAGGGCGTGATGCCGATGCACTGTTCGGCGAACGTGGGCGAAGGCGGAGACGTGGCCCTGTTCTTCGGCCTGAGCGGCACCGGCAAGACCACCCTCAGCGCGGACCCGGCGCGCAAGCTGATCGGCGACGACGAGCACGGCTGGACCGACGACGGCGTGTTCAATTTCGAGGGCGGGTGCTACGCGAAGGTGATCCACCTCAACCCCCAGGCCGAGCCGATGATCTACCGCACCACCCGCACGTACGGCACGGTGCTGGAAAACGTGGTGCTCGACCCCGCGGGCGTGCCGGACCTGAACGACGGCAGCCTGACGGAGAACACCCGCAGCGCGTACCCGATCGAGGAAGTCGCCAACCACCAGCCGGGCGGCCGGGCGGGACACCCCAAACACATCGTGTTCCTGACCGCCGACGCCTTCGGGGTGCTGCCGCCCATCAGCCGCCTGAGCCCAGAGCAGATGATGTACCAGTTCATCAGCGGCTTCACCGCCAAGATTCCCGGCACCGAGGAGGGCGTGACCGAGCCCAGCCCGACCTTCAGCACGTGCTTCGGCGCGCCGTTCATGCCGCGGCACCCCGGCGAATACGCGCGGCTGCTGGCCCGCAAGGTGCAGCAGAGCGGCGCGCAGGTGTGGCTGGTGAACACCGGCTGGACCGGCGGCATGTACGGCGTGGGCCACCGCATGAGCATCGGGCACACCCGCGCCCTGCTGAACGCGGCCATCGGCGGCGAGCTGGACAGCGTGCCCTTTGAGCGCGAGCCGTTCTTTGGGCTAGAGATCCCGACCGAGGTCCCCGGCGTGCCGGCCGAGGTGCTCAATCCCCAGCGGGCGTGGGCCGACCACGACGCGTACGCCCGAACGGCGCGCAAGCTGGCCCGCATGTTCCGCGAGAACTTCACGCGCTTCGAGGCCGGTGTAGACCCGGCCGTGACCGCGTCCATGCCCAACCCGGACAGCTGA
- a CDS encoding ABC transporter permease subunit, with translation MTPPAASRPLVPPQGTRGVLIAIAILLVMLGIAALAGWLISSVTAQVWASAPPYLILIWVLLALIVLMPITYRLFPWITNWYYIFPALVFILAFTVLPVVLTVNYAFTNYSGENSGNPDSGVRTGATLSADRRTVTLASVPDGQTLPTYLKCRTPSCNGDTVILYDEEASVPVRAKVASVSGSAITLQAPVAETLKVANATRLNRYERVGLKNFQDIFSRASRALWPVFVWTVVFALGTVILNTLAGLILGILLFNKRLKGRNIYRTLLFLPWAIPAVISVQMWVALFNQQFGIVNKSLGLLGFAAVPWLGDPLWAKVSILLVNLWLGFPYMMTATISALATINEDLYEAASIDGASRWQQIMNITLPLLRTSFTPIMLSAFAFNFNNFGIIYLLTQGGPAQEGRESTAQSTDILLSWGYNTAFASSGGQNYALASAIALIIFFLTLAISLVNFKAAGVFEEARK, from the coding sequence ATGACCCCACCTGCGGCCAGCCGACCACTGGTCCCGCCCCAGGGGACGCGCGGCGTGCTGATCGCCATCGCTATCCTGCTGGTCATGCTCGGCATCGCCGCGCTGGCCGGCTGGCTGATCTCCAGCGTGACCGCCCAGGTGTGGGCGTCCGCCCCGCCGTACCTGATCCTGATCTGGGTGCTGCTGGCCCTGATCGTGCTGATGCCGATCACGTACCGGCTGTTTCCTTGGATCACCAACTGGTACTACATCTTCCCGGCGCTGGTGTTCATCCTGGCGTTCACGGTGCTGCCGGTCGTCCTGACCGTGAATTACGCCTTCACGAACTACTCCGGCGAGAACAGCGGTAACCCCGACAGCGGTGTGCGCACCGGCGCGACGCTCAGCGCCGACCGCCGGACCGTCACGCTGGCCAGCGTGCCCGACGGTCAGACCCTGCCTACGTACCTCAAGTGCCGCACCCCGTCGTGTAACGGGGACACCGTGATCCTCTATGACGAGGAAGCGTCGGTGCCGGTGCGCGCCAAGGTGGCGAGCGTGTCCGGCAGCGCCATCACGTTGCAGGCCCCGGTGGCCGAGACGCTGAAGGTCGCCAACGCCACGCGCCTGAACCGCTACGAGCGCGTGGGCCTCAAGAACTTCCAGGACATCTTCTCGCGCGCCAGCCGCGCCCTGTGGCCGGTGTTCGTGTGGACCGTGGTGTTCGCGCTGGGTACCGTGATCCTGAACACGCTGGCCGGGCTGATCCTGGGCATCCTGCTGTTCAACAAGCGCCTCAAGGGCCGCAACATCTACCGCACGCTGCTGTTCTTGCCGTGGGCCATCCCGGCCGTGATCAGCGTGCAGATGTGGGTGGCGCTGTTCAACCAGCAGTTCGGCATCGTGAACAAGTCGCTGGGCCTGCTGGGCTTCGCGGCCGTGCCGTGGCTGGGCGATCCGCTGTGGGCCAAGGTCAGCATCCTGCTCGTGAACCTGTGGCTGGGCTTCCCGTACATGATGACCGCGACCATCTCGGCGCTGGCCACCATCAACGAGGACCTGTACGAGGCCGCCAGCATCGACGGCGCCAGCCGCTGGCAGCAGATCATGAACATCACGCTGCCGCTGCTCAGGACGTCGTTCACGCCGATCATGCTCTCGGCTTTCGCATTCAACTTCAACAACTTCGGGATCATCTACCTGCTCACGCAGGGCGGCCCCGCGCAGGAAGGCCGCGAGAGCACCGCGCAGAGCACCGACATCCTGCTGTCGTGGGGCTACAACACGGCCTTCGCCAGCAGCGGCGGTCAGAACTACGCCCTGGCCAGCGCCATCGCCCTGATCATCTTCTTCCTGACCCTCGCCATCAGCCTCGTGAACTTCAAGGCGGCCGGCGTGTTCGAGGAGGCCCGCAAGTGA
- a CDS encoding DNA repair protein RecN encodes MTRKARAARSTDAPAAPALPAGPLLSRLEVRHLATIRELTLDLTGGFTVFTGETGAGKSIIVDALGLLLGSRSNTDLIRSGEEHLLVTGFWDDDSASRRVNVQGRSTARVDGEVVSVRELQDWAQQRLTIHWQHSAVSLLTPANQRALLDKQLPAEVETYTQAYRAWQDARTRLETLRATERERARQLDLLRFQAAEIAEVAPQAGEEEPLQTELSRLANLDTIAQGAAGALELIADGDENAVGFLAEAVRALNAGARYDPTSATLQTELRAALDSIQAVAGELRSVAEGNAPDPKELARVEARLGALGKLRTKYGPTLDDVISFHAQVEAELAALTRDEHDAGTLDRDVEQRHADVRAAGRALDAARTARAAPLAAQLVSVIRELGMPHARLDFRLHPAAEATAHGLSDVTLHFTANPGEDLAPLAEVASGGELSRVMLAISTVLGADTPSVVFDEVDAGIGGSAAVAVAEQLRRLARTRQVFVVTHLAQIAARADQHYRVTKRVEDGRTVSAVERLDDSARLDEIARMLSGNTSEAALRHARELLGAADVGVSST; translated from the coding sequence GTGACCCGCAAGGCCCGCGCTGCCCGCTCTACCGACGCTCCTGCCGCTCCCGCGCTCCCGGCCGGGCCGCTGCTGAGCCGGCTGGAAGTGCGGCACCTGGCGACCATCCGGGAACTGACCCTCGACCTCACCGGCGGCTTCACGGTGTTCACCGGCGAGACCGGGGCAGGCAAGAGCATCATCGTGGACGCGCTGGGCCTGCTGCTGGGCTCCCGCTCGAACACCGACCTGATCCGCAGCGGCGAGGAGCACCTGCTCGTCACGGGCTTCTGGGACGACGACAGCGCGAGCCGGCGCGTGAACGTGCAGGGCCGCAGCACGGCCCGCGTGGACGGCGAGGTCGTGAGCGTGCGCGAGTTGCAGGACTGGGCACAGCAGCGCCTGACCATCCACTGGCAGCACAGCGCCGTCAGCCTGCTTACTCCGGCCAACCAGCGCGCCCTGCTCGACAAGCAGCTGCCGGCCGAGGTGGAGACCTACACGCAGGCGTACCGCGCGTGGCAGGACGCCCGCACGCGCCTGGAGACCCTGCGCGCCACCGAGCGGGAGCGGGCGCGGCAACTCGACCTGCTGCGCTTCCAGGCCGCCGAGATCGCCGAGGTCGCCCCGCAGGCCGGCGAGGAGGAGCCCCTCCAGACCGAGCTGAGCCGCCTGGCAAACCTCGACACCATCGCCCAGGGCGCGGCCGGGGCGCTGGAGTTGATCGCGGACGGCGACGAGAACGCGGTCGGCTTCCTGGCCGAGGCGGTGCGCGCCCTGAACGCCGGGGCGAGGTACGACCCCACCAGCGCGACCCTCCAGACGGAACTGCGCGCGGCCCTGGACAGCATCCAGGCGGTGGCCGGTGAACTGCGGAGCGTCGCGGAGGGCAATGCGCCGGACCCCAAGGAACTCGCGCGCGTCGAGGCCCGGTTGGGCGCGCTGGGCAAGCTGCGCACCAAGTACGGCCCAACGCTGGACGACGTGATCTCCTTCCACGCGCAGGTCGAGGCGGAACTCGCCGCCCTGACGCGCGACGAGCACGACGCGGGCACCCTCGACCGCGACGTCGAGCAGCGCCACGCTGACGTGCGGGCGGCGGGACGCGCCCTGGACGCCGCCCGCACGGCCCGCGCCGCGCCGCTCGCCGCTCAGCTCGTCTCGGTGATCCGCGAGTTGGGGATGCCGCACGCCCGGCTGGACTTCCGGCTGCACCCGGCCGCCGAGGCGACGGCCCACGGCCTGAGCGACGTGACGCTGCACTTCACCGCCAACCCCGGCGAGGACCTCGCGCCGCTGGCGGAGGTCGCGTCCGGCGGGGAACTGTCGCGCGTGATGCTCGCAATCAGCACGGTGCTGGGCGCCGACACGCCCTCGGTGGTGTTCGACGAGGTGGACGCCGGGATCGGCGGGTCCGCGGCAGTGGCGGTCGCGGAGCAGCTGCGCCGGCTGGCGCGCACACGGCAGGTCTTCGTGGTCACGCACCTCGCGCAGATCGCGGCGCGCGCGGACCAGCACTACCGTGTCACGAAGCGCGTGGAGGACGGCCGCACGGTCAGCGCCGTCGAGCGCCTGGACGACTCGGCGCGTCTGGACGAGATTGCCCGCATGCTCAGCGGCAACACCTCCGAGGCCGCGCTGCGGCACGCGCGCGAACTGCTGGGCGCCGCGGACGTCGGGGTGTCCTCCACGTGA
- a CDS encoding sugar ABC transporter permease, whose product MTSVPQKSAPSLPPGGYVHQEPGPLRRAVPWIVLAALVIGFIVLGAALSHNMQGRPKSFTIYFIERGWVRFLLFLLVASGVLALTSLLGQRIGIARTGRKISYAAVLGDQLTHLFLILVVLVAVYPLLYVVIAAFDPRNSLFAFPDFSNPNILYRSGLLPNLQVLSLENYGKLFDGLTIPGWQVLLAVIGGAALAVVLILALMTRLGRDSAGLKQTRTWALRVLIAALAIIVIFMTPAQFTGQGNESKFLLSVRNTLFVSGLTGLLAILLSTTAGYAMARLRFPGRFQMLLFFIFIQMFPVFLALVAVYTLMVILGLTNTFTGLILAYSGGAIAFNTWIFKGYVESLPESLEEAAMVDGATRWQTFVRVVLPLSGGILVFIFLNQFIGTYAEFILANVLLTGVEKWTVGVMLLSFTSGQFSTKWGIFAAAATLGALPIVGLFYGFQQFFVGGAVAGGVKE is encoded by the coding sequence GTGACCAGCGTTCCTCAGAAGTCTGCGCCCAGTCTGCCGCCCGGCGGGTACGTGCACCAGGAGCCCGGCCCGCTTCGGCGCGCCGTGCCGTGGATCGTGCTGGCCGCGCTGGTTATCGGGTTTATCGTGCTGGGCGCCGCGCTGTCGCACAACATGCAGGGCCGGCCCAAGAGCTTCACCATCTACTTCATCGAGCGCGGCTGGGTGCGCTTCCTGCTGTTCCTGCTGGTCGCCAGCGGCGTCCTGGCCCTGACCAGTCTGCTCGGGCAGCGGATCGGGATCGCGCGCACGGGCCGCAAGATCAGTTACGCGGCGGTGCTGGGTGACCAGCTCACGCACCTGTTCCTGATCCTGGTGGTGCTGGTCGCGGTGTACCCGCTGCTGTACGTGGTGATCGCCGCGTTCGACCCGCGCAACTCACTCTTCGCGTTCCCCGATTTCAGCAACCCGAATATCCTGTACCGCAGCGGCCTGCTGCCCAACCTGCAGGTGCTCAGCCTGGAGAACTACGGCAAGCTCTTCGACGGCCTGACCATTCCCGGGTGGCAGGTGCTGCTGGCCGTGATCGGCGGCGCCGCGCTGGCGGTCGTGCTGATCCTCGCCCTGATGACCCGCCTGGGCCGCGACAGCGCCGGCCTGAAGCAGACGCGCACGTGGGCGCTGCGGGTCCTGATCGCGGCCCTGGCGATCATCGTGATCTTCATGACGCCCGCGCAGTTCACGGGGCAGGGCAACGAGAGCAAGTTCCTGCTGTCCGTGCGCAATACGCTGTTCGTGTCGGGCCTGACCGGCCTGCTGGCGATCCTGCTGTCCACCACCGCCGGGTACGCCATGGCCCGGCTGCGCTTCCCGGGCCGCTTCCAGATGCTGCTGTTCTTCATCTTCATCCAGATGTTCCCGGTGTTCTTGGCGCTGGTCGCCGTGTACACGTTGATGGTGATCCTCGGCCTCACGAACACCTTCACCGGCCTGATCCTGGCGTACTCGGGCGGCGCCATCGCCTTCAACACCTGGATCTTCAAGGGCTACGTGGAGTCCCTGCCGGAATCGCTGGAGGAAGCGGCGATGGTGGACGGCGCGACCCGCTGGCAGACCTTCGTGCGGGTGGTGCTGCCGCTGTCGGGCGGCATTCTGGTGTTCATCTTCCTGAACCAGTTCATCGGCACCTACGCCGAGTTCATCCTCGCCAACGTCCTGCTGACCGGCGTGGAGAAATGGACGGTCGGCGTGATGCTGCTGTCGTTCACGTCGGGCCAGTTCAGCACCAAGTGGGGCATCTTCGCCGCCGCCGCCACGCTGGGCGCCCTGCCGATCGTGGGCCTGTTCTACGGCTTCCAGCAGTTCTTCGTCGGCGGCGCCGTCGCCGGGGGCGTCAAGGAATAG
- a CDS encoding sugar ABC transporter substrate-binding protein translates to MKKALTLLSLALATQAGAATLTVWSHFGGPELAWLKDQAAAFQKKTGNQVNIVTVPLDQMKDKFIQAAPKGQGPDLLLTLPHDQLGALAAAGVIEPMDKYVTSKTDLDKTAVNAMTYQGKLFGIPMYAEAVAVVYNKKLVPNAPTTWADFLKVAQSNTGNGKFGYLADLSNAYMQYGVISAYGGYVFKNNGGTLNTKDVGLANAGADKASAFLNDLRYKYNLVPEGVDGGAAKSAFVDGKLAMLLTGPWDMGDIKKAGVDYGITAFPTPPGATGKWSPFVGVQGTMINAYSKNKALAAQFAKAVATGDAQVSFNKAGGRIPVSLSARTKLKADPVVVGFGKSISAGTPMPNVPAMGAVWGPWSAAIAQSVQKPNQDYDSILNKAVTEINGNIK, encoded by the coding sequence ATGAAAAAAGCACTCACCCTCCTGTCCCTCGCCCTCGCCACCCAGGCCGGCGCCGCCACCCTCACCGTCTGGTCGCACTTCGGCGGCCCTGAACTGGCGTGGCTCAAGGATCAGGCCGCCGCCTTCCAGAAGAAGACCGGCAATCAGGTCAACATCGTCACCGTGCCGCTCGACCAGATGAAGGACAAGTTCATCCAGGCCGCGCCCAAGGGCCAGGGCCCGGACCTGCTGCTGACCCTGCCGCACGACCAGCTCGGCGCCCTCGCCGCCGCCGGCGTGATCGAGCCGATGGACAAGTACGTCACGTCCAAGACCGACCTCGACAAGACCGCCGTGAACGCCATGACGTACCAGGGCAAGCTGTTCGGCATCCCCATGTACGCCGAGGCCGTGGCCGTCGTGTACAACAAGAAGCTGGTGCCGAACGCTCCCACCACGTGGGCCGACTTCCTGAAGGTCGCGCAGTCGAACACCGGCAACGGCAAGTTCGGCTACCTGGCTGACCTGTCCAACGCGTACATGCAGTACGGCGTGATCAGCGCGTACGGCGGCTACGTCTTCAAGAACAACGGCGGCACCCTGAACACCAAGGACGTCGGCCTGGCCAACGCCGGCGCCGACAAGGCCAGCGCGTTCCTGAACGACCTGCGTTACAAGTACAATCTCGTGCCCGAGGGCGTGGACGGCGGCGCCGCCAAGAGCGCCTTCGTGGACGGCAAGCTGGCTATGCTGCTCACCGGTCCGTGGGACATGGGCGACATCAAGAAGGCCGGCGTCGACTACGGCATCACGGCGTTCCCCACGCCTCCCGGCGCGACCGGCAAGTGGAGCCCCTTCGTCGGCGTGCAGGGCACCATGATCAACGCCTACAGCAAGAACAAGGCGCTCGCCGCGCAGTTCGCCAAGGCGGTGGCCACCGGCGACGCGCAGGTGTCGTTCAACAAGGCCGGCGGCCGCATTCCGGTCAGCCTGTCGGCCCGCACCAAGCTCAAGGCCGACCCGGTGGTCGTGGGCTTCGGCAAGTCCATCTCGGCCGGCACGCCCATGCCCAACGTGCCCGCGATGGGCGCGGTGTGGGGACCGTGGAGCGCCGCGATCGCCCAGAGCGTGCAGAAGCCCAACCAGGATTACGACTCGATCCTGAACAAGGCCGTGACCGAGATCAACGGCAACATCAAGTAA
- a CDS encoding DoxX family protein, translated as MPPRPDLALALVRIATGGVFAVHGWQAVFTTGLTGLTRLYAAAGVPLPLLVAPVTAILDLLGGVLLVLGVGARGLAGLLGGVTVLLTVARWAHGLLPVTLAELCALLVAGCAAVAVGGAGQPAVDGWRPGAVAPAKRTRSRR; from the coding sequence GTGCCGCCCCGGCCGGATCTGGCGCTCGCCCTCGTGAGGATCGCGACGGGCGGCGTGTTCGCCGTGCACGGCTGGCAGGCGGTGTTCACGACCGGCCTGACGGGCCTGACCCGGCTGTACGCGGCGGCGGGCGTGCCCCTCCCCCTGCTGGTCGCGCCGGTCACAGCGATCCTGGACCTGCTGGGCGGCGTGCTGCTGGTGCTGGGTGTGGGCGCCCGCGGCCTGGCGGGCCTGCTGGGCGGGGTCACGGTGCTGCTGACCGTGGCCCGCTGGGCACATGGCCTGCTGCCGGTCACGCTGGCCGAGCTGTGTGCCCTGCTCGTCGCGGGCTGTGCGGCCGTCGCAGTGGGCGGCGCGGGTCAGCCGGCGGTGGACGGGTGGCGGCCCGGCGCCGTGGCGCCGGCGAAGCGGACCCGCAGCCGGCGCTGA